One stretch of Halobacillus litoralis DNA includes these proteins:
- a CDS encoding YneB family resolvase-like protein, translating to MRVILYCRVSTEKEAQVTSLKRQKAELTSMADHHGFEVVECIEEQASGYDIEREGIFRMLECFSSGRAEALLIQDETRLGRGNTKIALFHQLNRLKVKVYSLSNHGELQLSESDSMVLQIVGIVEEYQRKIHNMKIRRGMRKAVEGGYDPSANLSNRDQAPGRERIDFPIEEVVRLRKNDLTFKDIAATLRGLGYDVSKATVHRRYKEYLSLEKEEESR from the coding sequence GTGAGAGTAATTTTATATTGCAGGGTAAGTACGGAAAAAGAAGCTCAAGTGACTTCTTTAAAGCGGCAGAAAGCTGAGTTGACATCCATGGCGGATCATCACGGCTTCGAAGTTGTGGAGTGCATTGAAGAACAAGCGAGTGGTTACGATATTGAACGTGAAGGGATTTTCCGCATGCTGGAATGCTTTTCTTCAGGGCGTGCGGAAGCCTTATTAATCCAAGATGAAACACGATTAGGCCGAGGAAATACGAAGATCGCTTTGTTTCATCAATTGAACCGTTTGAAGGTCAAGGTGTACTCCCTTTCCAACCATGGAGAATTACAGTTATCGGAATCAGATTCGATGGTATTACAGATTGTTGGCATCGTAGAAGAATACCAAAGGAAAATACATAATATGAAAATACGGCGGGGGATGAGAAAAGCGGTAGAGGGCGGCTATGATCCATCCGCCAACTTATCCAACCGTGATCAGGCACCCGGTCGTGAGAGAATCGACTTTCCTATTGAAGAGGTTGTTCGATTAAGGAAAAATGACTTGACATTCAAAGATATCGCAGCGACTTTGAGAGGGTTGGGATATGATGTATCAAAAGCTACGGTGCATCGCAGATACAAAGAGTACCTATCGCTTGAAAAAGAGGAAGAATCACGGTAA